Genomic window ([Eubacterium] hominis):
CTTAGTAACAATCCTATCAAATCAATGGTGATCTCACCATCTCTTGTTGTTTCTTCATTACTTGTTTCTATTCCCATTTTTTATTCACCTGCCTGCCTATTATTATAATGGCAAACATATGGTTTCTTCCTTTTCTATGAAGGATGATACATATAATGTCTTATTTTACTTTTCCTTTAGATTTGAAAATGGTATTATTTTTAATATGTGACGTAAAAAAGACTACATAAATTTACGCAAAAAAGCCATAGCAGATTAGGGCCATGGAGAAATGCTAATCGTTTTTTATGATTAAATTACTATACATTCTTTAACGTATTATGCTGACAATTTTACATCTATTAATTTAAAAAAAATCTTCGAACAAAATGTATCTTATATATTTTCAAAAAAAGCAACTATTTTACTAGTCGCTCTACATAATATTAATCTTTATTAATCCATTTAACTTTTACACTCTTTTTATGATGTGCAAGTCCAATGTAAATGATTTTATCCTTTAATTTCATATCATATTTCTTATAAATGATTTGTTGAATAGCAACATTTGCTAACTGATCTAAATCACATTCTTCTTTAGAATATTTGAATTCTAAAACATAAGAAGGAATATCATTTCTTTTTGCAATTAATACAATATCTCCTCTGCCTAATCCTTCTTCACGATTACTTTCTACTTCATAAATATTTCTCATCCATGCACATAATCCTAAGACCATCATGTGATAACTATTCTCATCTTTCAAATCAAATGATGATGGTAAAGTTTCCAAAATATTCCTATACGTTGTTGTAAATAATTTTTCATTTGCTGTTTCAAATGCATTATAAAGATTTTCAAAATCTGTATCTTTTGCATTTTGGAAATAGGAACAGATAAAAATCATGTACATTTTTTATACAATCCATACCAAGATTGAGTGCAGCACAGATAATAAAAACAGTAAAAAATATAACAGCAAAAGAAATATATAAAAGATTTCCGGAAGTTAAAGAAAAATTATGGGGAGGGCAATTTTGGAGTGATGGATATTATGTAAGTACAGTAGGACAACATGGAAATGAAAAAGTAATACAGGAGTATGTAAAAAAACAAGGAACAGAGAAAGAATATGAGCAATTACTGAAGCAGGAGCAATTAGACTTGTTTGAGTGAAAGAAATGAGCAAAGCCCAATAGATACCCCAAGGTATCTGCCGTGGGGAATATAGCAAAAGATGTGTAAATAATTGAAAACGGGTAAGAATGTGAATGTGAAACAAACTTGCAGGAGGATATTCAATTGAACACATCTTTTATTTCGACAAAACAACTTAAGGACTTAGTAAACGAACAAAAGTTTACATCTACACAAGACATTATGGAATGCATGAAAGGTATGTTTGCAGATGTTTTAGAACAGACTTTGCAAGAAGAAATGGATGAACATCTAGGTTATGATCATGCAGAAAGAAGGTCTATAGAAGGCAAGAAGAACTATAGAAATGGTACTGTGAAACGTACTATGAAGACACAGCTTGGTGAAGTGGATATCAATGTCCCTCGTGATCGTAATGGTGAATTTGAGCCACAAATCATTGGGAAATATCAGCGTAATGCAGATGGGATAGAAGAACGTATCTTATCACTTTATGCCGCTGGAATGTCTACAAGAGATATCAAAGATCAAATCAAAGGACTCTATGATATAGATATTTCAGAAGGACTTGTAAGTAATATCAGTGAACGTATTCTTCCAGAAGTAACTGAATGGGAGAATCGTCCTTTAGAAGCTTCTTATCCATTCATCTTCATGGATGCGATTCATTACAAAATTAGAGAAGATCATCAGGTAGTGACAAAGGTTGCATACGTTGTTTTAGACATTAACAATGATGGAATGAAGGAAGTATTGGGGCTATGGGTCGGTGCCAGTGAATCAGCGAAATATTGGATGGGATTACTGAATGAGCTAAAAAGTAGAGGGGTTAAGGATGTTTCCCTATTCTGTGTAGATGGTCTTACAGGCTTTAGAGAAGCCATAGGAGCCGTCTATCCTAAAGCACGTATACAGCGTTGTATCGTACATCAGATACGTATCAGTACACGCTTTGTAAGTTATAAACATATCAAGGAGTTCATAAAAGATTTAAAATTGGTTTATCAAGCAAATACAGAAGAACAGGCACTGAATCAGTTAAGCATTTTCAAAGAGAAATGGGGAAAAACATATCCAACAGCCGTAAAGAGTTGGGAAGAAAACTGGGACATTCTAAGTACCTATTTTGATTATCCAGTGGAAATTTAGGAAAATCATTTACACAACGAATGCGATAGAAGGATTGAACAGACAGTTCCGTAAGGTAACCAAGACAAAAACAGTATTCCCAAATGATGATAGTTTGAGAAAGATGCATTATTTAGCAATCCAGAATTTAAGCAACAAATGGACACAGCGTTGTAGGAATTGGGATCTAATACAAAATCAGTTAATGATCATGAATGAAGCAATCGTATAAAGTAAGAAAAAAAAGAAAATGTCAGTATAAATCCAGGTTCTCTGGGTATACTGACAATAGATAAAGGTGTTAATGTTTATTACATTTATCGACATTCACTTATCTTATTATGTCGAATATTACTTACACATAATTCTTCACATTCCCGTTTATTCCTTCCATAACCTTGAAAGGACAAACACTTTTACACATATAGCAGTTTATACATTTATTATAATCCACTCTAGGATACATGAATCCTTCATCATCAAATTCCATGTATATACACTCTTTAGGACAAATACTTGCACAAGCAGTACATCCACAACAATTTTCTTTTAAATTGTACAATTTTGGATATTCTTTCATAATTTCTCCAATCTCTATATAAATTTAAACTATTTATGCTTAAAAACTTTTTTTATAATTTTTTTCAAACTGATTTTTTTCTTAAAATTATACTTTTTTAAAAATTTTATAAAAGAAATAGTATTTAAATCATCAAAAAAAGAATTTCTATTTGCTGGCTTGCAAACAGATTTGTAATAC
Coding sequences:
- the tnpA gene encoding IS200/IS605 family transposase — its product is MSAAQIIKTVKNITAKEIYKRFPEVKEKLWGGQFWSDGYYVSTVGQHGNEKVIQEYVKKQGTEKEYEQLLKQEQLDLFE
- a CDS encoding PD-(D/E)XK nuclease domain-containing protein, which produces MYMIFICSYFQNAKDTDFENLYNAFETANEKLFTTTYRNILETLPSSFDLKDENSYHMMVLGLCAWMRNIYEVESNREEGLGRGDIVLIAKRNDIPSYVLEFKYSKEECDLDQLANVAIQQIIYKKYDMKLKDKIIYIGLAHHKKSVKVKWINKD
- a CDS encoding 4Fe-4S dicluster domain-containing protein, whose translation is MKEYPKLYNLKENCCGCTACASICPKECIYMEFDDEGFMYPRVDYNKCINCYMCKSVCPFKVMEGINGNVKNYV